AGGGGCATGGTGGTGAAGGGCATGAATGACACCCGGTGATTTTCTCTGGGGGCATTCAGTTTGGTATTGGCTGGTGGGGCAGGTACTGCCAGCCGACGTGGTCTTAGGGCCGCACGATCAGAAACGCCGCTCGCGCGTTGTCTACGACCTGTTTAACGAGTTGTTGATTGTCCAAATCGAGGTAAAGACATGGATCCTATTATCGCAGGCGCTTCCGTAATTGCAGCTGCTCTAGCCGTTGGTCTGGCAGCTATTGGCCCTGGTATTGGTCAAGGTAATGCAGCTGGTCAAGCGGTAGAGGGTATTGCTCGCCAACCTGAGGCTGAAGGCAAAATCCGCGGCACCCTGCTGCTGAGCCTGGCTTTCATGGAAGCACTGACCATCTACGGTCTGGTGGTGGCTCTGGTGCTGCTGTTCGCCAACCCCTTCGCGTAGTCCCAAAACTGCTGGGTTAGGGAAAAGGCTAGCACTTTTCCCTAACCATCAAACATGCGCGATGTCACCTTGTAGTGCTGGCCCTGGGCCGAGTTGAAGGGCATACCCACAATGATGAATTTTGTTTGGTTACTGGCGGTTGAAACCGCTGAGGCGGTAGAAGAAGGCGGTGGTCTTTTTGATCTAGATGCCACCCTGCCGCTCATGGCCGTGCAGTTTGTACTGCTGGCGGTGGCGCTTAACGCGCTGTTTTATAAACCC
Above is a window of Nodosilinea sp. PGN35 DNA encoding:
- the atpE gene encoding ATP synthase F0 subunit C, giving the protein MDPIIAGASVIAAALAVGLAAIGPGIGQGNAAGQAVEGIARQPEAEGKIRGTLLLSLAFMEALTIYGLVVALVLLFANPFA